A window of Flavobacterium branchiarum genomic DNA:
ACACTTAGCATAAACCTCATCTACTATGTGATATAAATTACGCTCTTTTAACAATTCTAAAGCCGCTTTAAAAGCAACCAAACCTTCCAGCTTTGCCATATCGATTCCGTAACAATCTGGAAAACGAATTTGTGGAGCTGATGATACAATTACAATACGTTTTGGATTTAAACGATCCATCATTTTTATGATGCTCATTTTAAGTGTAGTTCCACGAACAATACTATCATCAATAATAACCAAGTTATCTGTTGGCTTTATAACTCCATAAGTTACATCGTATACGTGAGCAACTAAACCATCACGACTGCTATCCTCTGTAATAAAGGTTCTTAATTTAGCATCTTTAATAGCTACTTTCTCTGTACGTATCTTTACAGCAAGCAATTCTTGCAATGACTCAGCAGTAAGCGTATTCCTATTTGCTATTATATAATTATTTTTTCTCTGATTTAAGAAATCCTGAGCAGCTTCAACTAAACCATAAAAAGAAGTTTCGGCTGTATTAGGGATATAAGAAAAAACAGTGTTATCTGTATCGCTATCAATTGAATTTAAAACTGCTGGTAAAATCAATCTACCTAAGTTTTTACGTTCTTGATATATTTCTGCATCACTTCCTCTTGAAAAATAGATTCTTTCAAACGAACATGCTTTTTTAACTGTTGGTGTCAAAATTTCTTCCATCGAAACTTTTCCACTTTTCTTAATGATTAACGCATTTCCTGGCTCAATTTCCTGAACACTATCAAATGGCACATTAAAAACAGTTTGAATAACTGGTCTCTCTGATGCTACAACTACAACCTCATCATCTTGATAAAAATAAGCTGGACGAATCCCAGCCGGATCTCTAAAAACAAAGGCATCTCCATGACCTAATAATCCTGCCATTGCGTAACCACCATCTAAGTTTTTAGCAGAACGCATTAATATTTTCCCAATATCTAATCGGTCTGCAATAACAGGCGAAGCATCTCTTTTTGAATATCCTTCTTCTTTACAATCCTGATATAAAGCCATTACTTCTTTATCAAGAAAGTGACCTATTTTTTCCATAACGGTAACTGTATCCGCCATTTCTTTAGGATGCTGTCCTAGCTCAACTAAGTTTTCGAAAAGCTCTTTAACATTGGTCATGTTAAAATTACCCGCCAATATAAGATTACGGTGCATCCAATTACTTTGACGTAAAAAAGGATGTACGCTTTCTATACTATTTTTTCCAAAAGTTCCATAACGAACGTGCCCTAAAAACAACTCTCCTATATATGGAATATTTTCTTTTTGAAGCGCAACGTTTCCTGCATATTCAGGATGTGCTGCCATTTCTTCATTAATACGATCATTAATTTGAGCAAAAACATCTCGTATTGGTTGTGAATGATTTGAACGAACTCTACTTATGTATCGTTGTCCTGGCTCTACATCTAATTTGATGCTTGCAAAACCAGCCCCATCTTGTCCACGGTTGTGCTGCTTCTCCATCATAAGATACATTTTCTCTATCCCATAAAAAGCAGTTCCGTATTTTTCTTTGTAATATTCAAGCGGTTTAAGAAGTCTAACCAAAGCTATACCACATTCGTGTTTTAAAGCGTCGCTCATTGTATTTGTGTTTGTGTTGTTGTTGTAGTTTGTGCCTTTTTATAATAATAAAATTAAAAAAGCCCCGTGAACGAGGCTTAATTCTTTTATAGTTCTATATCAAACTGAGTTAGTGATTTAAATTGTTTCAATCTAGCCACTACGTCGTTTTTATCTAATGCTACCATTCTTTCAGTTCCGAATTTCTCTACACAAAAAGAAGCTAAATTCGATCCATAAATCACAGCGTTCTTCATATTGGTGTATGAAATATTTTCACTCTGTGTAATAAATCCTGCAAATCCTCCTGCAAAAGTATCTCCTGCTCCTGTTGGATCAAAAACATCTTCTAAAGGTAATGCTGGTGCAAAAAACACCTCTTTATCATGAAATAACAATGCTCCGTGCTCCCCTTTCTTGATTACCACATATTTTGGCCCAAGAGTATGAATCTTCGCTGCTGCTTTAACTAATGAGTATTCTCCAGAAAGTTGTCTTGCTTCTTCATCATTGATTGTAATTACATCTACACGTTTTATAACGTCTAACAATTCTGGCAAAGCACAATCCATCCAAAAGTTCATTGTATCTAAAACCACTAATTTTGGTTTTGATTCCATTTGATCCAAAACGCTGCTTTGTACCAAAGGATGTAAATTTCCTAACATTACAACATCTGAGTCTTTGAAGTTTTGTGGAACTTTAGGTTGGAAATCTGCCAATACATTAAGCTCTGTTGCTAGTGTATCTCTTGAATTCAGATCGTTATGATAAAGCCCGCTCCAAAAGAAAGTTTTTCCTCCTTCTACAATTTCTAGTCCAGAAATATCAATGTTTCTTGACTTTAACAAATCTAAATGTTCTTGAGGGAAATCATCTCCAACTACAGAAACAATAGCCGATTGTAGGTTGAAAAACGATGCCGACAAACCAATATATGTCGCTGCACCACCTAATATTTTATCTGTTTTCCCAAAAGGGGTTTCAATCGCATCGAAAGCAACCGTTCCGACAATCAGTAATTTATTCATTTTATGAATTTCGAATTAAGGTGCAAAGATACTTCATAAGTTTCAGAGTTGCAACGGTTCGTTGTACCAAAATTTTCATAAAAATCAAAACCAAATAAAAGAAGCAAACCTATTAAAAATCAATTAATTATAGATTAAAAATAACTAACATTTTCTTACAATATCAAGAATAAATCAATAGATAATTTTTAAAAAAAACGACTTAGAATCTATATTTTTTATCATAATAATTCTTCAATATTGAGATCTGAACTAAAACCATTAAAACAACTATCAAAACCGCATAAGATGTGTTTTTTGAAAACTGAAACACCGGAATCAAATTATCTATTTTAGAATAATATAAAGCACTTAAACTTAAATCACTAGCCACTGCATTATCAGCTATAAAAACCACATATCCGATAAATGCAATTAAACAACCAAAAATGACAGCCCAAACTGGTTTTGATATTAACGGCTTATATACAATACTTTTCGTTTTCTCTATGACTAAAACTTGTGACATGATTTTTGAGGTAAAATCAGCAGAAGGTTTTTGCAAAGTACTTTCTGCTATTAGTTTGTCAACTAGATTTTCATAATATTTATCGCTCTCTTTCATAATAATCTAATATTTCAGGTTCTAATTGCTCTTTTAAAATAACCGCTAATTTTTTTCTGCTTCGATATAATTTTATCTTGACATTATTAGCACTAATATCCATAATCTTGCCTATTTCATTTAAATTTTGATCTTCAAAATAAAAAAGTGTCAGCAAGAAGCTTTCTTCACTTGGTAACAAATTTAAACAATACTGAATATCTTGCTTTCTTTCCTGATCTTCTAAAATACTTAAAGCATTTGTTGTTGTTTTAACTACACATCCTTTAAGTTCATCGATAACAACATTGTGTTCTTCTTTTTTATTCTTCTTCAAATAATCTAAGCATGTATTGTATGCAATTTTATAAATCCAGGTAGAGAACTTAGAATCCCCTTTAAACTTACTCAAAGAATTAAAAATCTTGATGAAAGTATCCTGAGAAACTTCTTCAGCAATTTCTCTGTTTTTTACCATCTTTATAGCCAAAGTAAAAATCATATCTTTATAACGATCAACCAATACAGCAAACATATTGGTTTCCCCTAGAAGAACCTGATTGATATAATACTGATCATTTACTTTATCCATATTCCATATGACGACTATAATCACATTAAGGTTACAACTAAATTAAAAAAATATTTTAGCAAAATCTGTAACCTCCATTAAACATCTTTCGTCATATGGAATATCAATCAATTAAATTTAAAAATTATGGGTCCACAAATGTTAATACCAATTAGTCTTTTCCTAATGATCTTTGGAATTGCCTATCTTATTTTTTCTACCAGAAACAGAGAACGTTTAGCTCTTATAGAAAAAGGTATAGATGCTAGTATTTTTTCGAATAGCAAAAACAACAACACTCCTACATGGAAAGTACTTGTTTTAAATTTCGCTTTTTTGCTAATAGGAAGTGGAATTGGAATTTTTATAGCATTGCTTATTACAACTTACACGTCTCTTCAAGATGGCGCTGTATATCCTGCTACTATTTTTACGATGGCCGGAATCGGGCTACTTATCGGATTTAATAAATCTAAAGATTTAAACAACAATTAAGTCTTTCTTGATTTCTAAAAATAACGTGTCTGAGATATATTTTCTTAGACACGTTATTTCTTTTATGCTTCTTTGGAACCTATCTCTTCATAATAGGTGTCTATTGAAAGTTGCTTTTGCATGGAAGCCATTACAGCCAATTGATCACAACGCTCATTTTGTGGATGGTTGTTATGTCCTTTTATCCACTTAAAATCTACTTGGTGTTTTCGATAAACAACCAGAAAACGTTTCCACAAATCGGGGTTTTTTCTAGCAACAAATTTTTTCTTTTCCCAGCCAAAGACCCATTTTTTCAAAACAGAATCGACTACATATTTTGAATCTGAAATAACTAGCACTTTCATATTTGGCTTTTTAAGTTTTTCAAGACCTACTATTACAGCCAAAAGCTCCATTCTATTGTTTGTTGTCAGTCGAAACCCTTCATAATATTCTTTTTTATGTGGTGTTCCAACTAATTCCATAACCACTCCATACCCACCGTTGCCAGGATTTCCCTTAGCCGCACCATCTGTATATATATGTACTTCGTGTTCCATTTTTAGACTACTTAGATTATTAGACTACTTAGACAAGCTTCGCTTTTTAGACCTCTTGGATTAGTTAGACTATATCAGACTCGCTTCTCTCCTTAGACTTCTTAGATTGTTAGACTTGCTCGCTTCTTAGATTATTAGATAGATTAGACAAGCTTCGCTTTTTAGACCTCTTGGATTAGTTAGACTATATCAGACTCGCTTCTCTCCTTAGACTTCTTAGATTGTTAGACTTGCTTAGATTATTAGACAGCTTAGACAAGCTTCGCTTTTTAGACTTCTTAGATTAGTTAGACCATATCAGACTCGCTTCTCTCCTTAGACTTCTTAGATTGTTAGACTTGCTTCGCTTCTTAGATTATTAGACAACTTAGACAAGCTTCTCTCCTTAGACTTCTTAGATTAGTTAGATTTATAAACCTCCTGAACTACTAGATAATTTCCTTTCTAATGACTTAGAAAAAATTAACAATCTAACTAATCCAAGGAATCAATTACTCTATGAATTACTTTAGGAAAATGCTCTTGTTCTAATTCATGAATCTTAGCGGCCACGTCTTCGGCAGTATCAGCAGGTGTTAAGGCAACTTTTTCCTGAAAAATAATCGCACCTTCATCATAATTTTCATTTACATAATGAACACTTATTCCTGTTTCTTTTTCATTATTTTCGACTATTGCCCTGTGAATGTGCATTCCATACATTCCCTTTCCCCCATAATTAGGTAATAATGCAGGATGGATGTTAATTATTTTATTAGGGTATGCTTCGATGATGTGTTTTGGGAATTGAAGCAAGAAACCAGCCAAGATAATCAAATCCGGGTCGATTAGTTTTATTTTTTGTAGTACATTGCTTTCAATTAATTCTGTTTTAGTAAAAATTTCGACGTTTATATGATGGTTTTTTGCTCTTTCAATTACTTTCGCATTAGCATTGTTAGTGAACACAGAAACTACCTTTGCAATTTGTGTTTCAGCAAAATATTTTATTATGTTTTCGGCATTACTCCCTGAACCTGAGGCAAAAACGATTATTTTTTTCATAGTCGAATTGATTTATTTTTTGCAAAAAACGGAATAAAAAATCAAAATAAATAACATTCGAACCCCTTTGTTGAAATAAATTTTATAATTTAGTGTTACATTTATTAACTAAATCGTGGTTTTAAAATAAAGTTTTTTATTTTTGCCAACAAATTAAATTCTAAAATTAAAGATTATGTCAGACATTGCATCAAGAGTAAAAGCGATTATCGTAGACAAATTAGGTGTTGACGAAAACGAAGTTGTAACAGAAGCAAGCTTCACTAATGATTTAGGAGCTGACTCATTAGACACTGTTGAGCTTATTATGGAATTCGAAAAAGAATTTGATATTCAAATTCCAGACGATCAAGCAGAAAACATTGCTACTGTTGGTCAAGCTATTTCTTATATCGAAGAAGCTAAAAAATAATAAATTCCCACCCGATTTTTTTATAAATTATAAAAAGTCGGGTGTTATTATTTTTTATTAAAAATTTAAATTTTGGGTTGATTTTCAATCAAAAAAATATATTTATATTGTAATACCCATGGTTCTTTTGTAATATAATACAATCAAGAAAGCATGGGTTTTATTTGTTTAAAGCTAATAAAACACATTATTTATGGTATTAAGGCGAGTTGTTGTAACAGGATTAGGTGCACTTACCCCTATTGGAAATAACATTCAGGAGTATTGGAACGCGCTTATAAATGGAGTAAGCGGTGCTGCCCCAATTACGTATTACGATACAGAGAAACATAAAACGAAATTTGCCTGTGAAGTAAAAAACTTCAACATCGAAGATTTTATGGATCGTAAAGAATCACGTAGACTTGATAAATTTGCACAATATGCTGTTGCTGCAAGTGATGAGGCTATAAAAGACGCTGGACTTACAGATACAAATATCGACAAACAAAGAGTTGGTGTAATCTGGGGAGCTGGAATTGGTGGTTTAGAGACTTTCCAAGAAGAAGTAATGTACTATTCTAAAGGAGACGGAACACCAAAATTCAATCCGTTTTTTATTCCTAAAATGATTGCTGATATTGCCCCTGCTCACATTTCGATGAGAAATGGTTATATGGGACCAAATTATACAACTGTTTCTGCTTGTGCATCTTCTGCCAATGCACTTATTGATGCTTTCAACTACATTCGTTTAGGAATGTGTGATGTAATTATCTCTGGTGGATCTGAAGCTGCTATTACAATTGCAGGAATGGGAGGTTTTAACTCTATGCATGCTTTATCAACTAGAAACGAAAGCCCTGAGACTGCTTCAAGACCTTTTGATGCTACTCGTGATGGTTTTGTTTTGGGTGAAGGAGCTGGAGCATTGGTACTTGAAGATTACGAACATGCAAAAGCACGTGGAGCAAAAATTTATTGCGAAATTGGCGGAGGCGGAATGTCATCTGATGCGTACCACTTAACTGCACCACATCCGGAAGGACTTGGAGTTATTGCTGTAATGAACAATACATTACGTGATGCTGGTATGAAACCTGAAGATGTTGATCATATTAATACGCACGGTACATCTACTCCACTTGGAGATGTTGCTGAGTTAAAAGCGATTAGCGCTGTTTTTGGTGACCATGCTAAAAACATCAATATCAACTCTACTAAATCTATGACTGGACACTTACTGGGTGCTGCTGGAGCTATCGAAGCAATTGCTTCTATCCTAGCAATGAAACACAGTATTATCCCTCCAACAATCAATCATACAGTTGTTGACGAGAGAATAGATCCTTCATTAAATTTAACACTAAACAAACCTCAAGAAAGAGAAGTAAATGTTGCTATGAGTAACACTTTCGGTTTTGGAGGTCACAATGCTTGTGTTTTATTTAAAAAATTAGTTGACTAATTTTCATATGAGTATTTTCAAAAAAATATTTTCAAAATCCCGTTCTCAAGAAGACGGGATTTTTTTTGATTCTATTCAACAAATTATTGGATTCCCACCTATTTCTATTCAGTTTTATAAGAAAGCATTTACACATCGCTCTTCTAACCGCTTGGATGAAAATGGAAATCCTATTAACTATGAACGTCTAGAATTTTTAGGTGATGCAATGTTAAGCGCTGTAATTGCTGCACATTTATTCGACAAAGCTCCTGCAGGAGATGAAGGTTACTTAACCAAAATGCGTTCCAAAATCGTAAGTAGAGAGCACTTAAACGATCTTGGAAAGGATTTAAATCTGGTTCGATTTATCGAAAGTAAAGTGCCCTTGCAACATTTTGGAGAAAACATTCATGGTAATATCTTCGAATCACTTATCGGAGCTATTTACCTAGATAGAGGCTATTCCTATTGTGAAAAATTTATTCAAAATAGAGTAATCAGTCCTTATGTTGACATTACTAGACTTGAAGGAAAGGTAATAAGCTACAAAAGCTTGGTTATCGAATGGTGCCAGAAAGAAAAAAAAATATTCCATTACGATATTTTTGAAGATAATGGCATAGGTGGTGAACGTCTATTTGGAGTCAAATTAAGCATTGATGATAAAGTAGTCGCAAGAGCACGAGCTACTTCCAAAAAGAAAGCAGAAGAGAAGGCATCGCAACGTGCGTATTTTGCTTTTCAAGAAAAAATGGATAAAAAATAAACCCGATTTTCTTAAAACTATATCGTTTTCGTTTATAAATTAACAAAAACATACCAAACTTAACTATTGAACCAGCAATAGAAATAGTATATTTACAACTTATTTTTTCAGGCAATGGCTATTCATAAATTAGAATTAGGCGAATTTGATGAAATTGATTATAATTTGATTGCCATACATACTTCAATGGAGGACTATAGATTGGCATATTTTATCAATCAAAATTTCCCAGTTCTTTTAAGTAAAAGTAAAAATGAAATTCAAATCAATGTGAAAGAAGGCGAGACACATTTTTCACGATTTGATTACTATGACGAAGAAAAAGAACTTTACTGGGATTTAATTCAAAATAAAAACGAAGTCATTCAAAATACACCAAATGACAATCAGGATTTATTTTCAGACACTTCGATGGAAGTAGCCACAAAAGTATATTTACTACCTGAATTTAAAAAAGTTGATTATTTTTTAAAGATTGAAAAGAGTGAGGAAGCTTTCGATATATTAAAAATACAACAAATATTAAATACCATTGATACTATCTCAACGGTTTATATAGTTGATACAAATAAAATAAAGTCAAAAAACAATTTAATTTTTTAATAGAAATGCTTACAAACAAAAAAACCAAAATTGTAGCCACACTTGGCCCTGCATGTGGTACTAGAGAGATCATAAAAGACATGATCGAAGCAGGTGTGAACGTATTTAGAGTTAATTTTTCGCATGCAGATTATGAAGGTGTAAAGGAGAAAATCAATATCATTAGAGGACTTAACGAAGAGTTTGGCTATACCACAGCTATTCTTGGAGATTTACAAGGTCCTAAACTTCGTGTAGGAGTTATGGAAGAAGGTGTTGTAGTAAACGATGGTGATATAATCACTTTTACTACTGCTGAAGATATCATCGGTACTGCCAAAAAAGTTTTCATGAAATACCAAAACTTTCCAAATGATGTAAATCCTGGAGAGCGTATTTTACTTGATGACGGAAAACTTATTTTTGAAATCCTTACAACAGACAAAAAATCTGAGGTTACTGCTGTAGTTATTCAAGGTGGTGAACTAAAGTCTAAAAAAGGAGTTAATCTTCCTAATACAAAAATATCTTTACCTGCATTAACTGAGAAAGATATTGCTGATGCCATTTTTGCTATTGAACAAAAAGTAGATTGGATCGCTCTTTCATTTGTAAAAACACCACGTGACTTACAAGACTTACAAGAGTTGATTGCAAAACACTCAGATGTTAAAATTCCAATCGTTGCAAAAATCGAAATGCCTGAAGCATTAGAGAACATGGATAAGATTGTTGCTTATTGCGACGCTCTAATGGTTGCTCGTGGAGATTTAGGAGTTGAACTTCCTGCTCACGAAGTACCATTAGTTCAAAAAGAATTAATCCGTAGAGCTAAAACTGCTCGTATTCCAGTAATCGTTGCAACACAAATGATGGAAACAATGATCACTAGCTTAACACCTACACGTGCTGAAGTAAATGACGTTGCTAACTCTGTTATGGATGGTGCTGATGCTGTAATGCTTTCTGGTGAAACTGCTGCAGGAAATTATCCTGTTCAAGTTATCCAAAAAATGACACAAATTATCGAAGCAGTTGAAGACTCTCCGCTAATTCATGTTCCACAAAACACACCACAAATTAAAACAAAACGTTTTATTACTAAAACAATTTGTCAGCAAGCGGCTATTATGGCTAATACTATAAAAGCTAAAGCAATTTGTACACTTACAAATAGCGGTTATACTGCTTTCCAAATTTCGGCTTGGAGACCATCTGCTCATATTTTAGTATTTACTTCAAACAAAAGAATCTTAACTCAATTGAGTCTTTTATGGGGAGTTAAATCTTATTACTATGACAAAGATGTAAGTACAGACGACACTGTAATTGATGTGAATCAAATCGTAAAAGATAAAGGATATGTTGTAAAAGGTGATTACTTAATCAACTTAGCAGCAATGCCTATTAAAGACAAAGGAATGGTTAACACCGTGAGAGTTTCAGAAATAGAATAAAACTACTTTCTTTTCAAAATATTAAATCCGTCTTGTATTCTTACTCGACGGATTTTTATTTTATACTAATTTAAACGGCTTCACAAGTCGCATTGTGTAAAATTGGAAAATTACATGAATTGGCTATAAAACATAATTGGTTTGCTTTTTTATGCAATTCTAGTGCTAGTTCAATTTTGTCCGGATCTGTAATCGTAACTTTTGGATTTAATCGAACTTCCGTAAAACGTCCGCTTCCATCAAACTCAACTTCCAAAATAGCCTCTGCATTATCTGAATAAATAAGTACCTCAACCCCATTTTGACTACAAACATAGAAATAAGACATCATGTGACACGAAACCAAGCTACTTAGCAACATATCTTCTGGATTGTACAGTTCTGGATCGCCTTTAAAAGCTTTTGCAGCTGAGATGCTCAAAACAGGTTTGCCTGCAATCTGTATCTCATGATTTTTAGAATTCTGTCCCTTCTCGTTGTTATTAGACTGCCATTGGGCCGTTGCTTTGAATAAATGTTTAAATCCCATATTTTCATTAATTTTAAAAACCTCAATCTCAAAATCAACACCCAGTTTTAAATCTTGACTTTGGCCTTTTCGATAACCCGAACTAAGTCCCTATCGTTTGGAATTATATACACCTCTCCTACTTTAACCTCTCTGTCTCTAAACTCAGTAATCACTTCATTTTCCAAACAAAAATTATTAAGTTCATCGAAAAAAAGAAAAATCCGCGCTTTAATAGTAATTTCAACACTTTTAATATAATATCCCCTTTCTTTAAGTTTTCTTATTAATGCTGTTCTCAATCGAAGCTATAATTTCTTTGTACTTTGGAATACCAAGATTATTCTGGATAGAAATTATATTCACATGAATATGGTTTTGATGCAATATACAAAAAACTGGTAGGTGCTGGTATGAATCATGTCAATATATACCTATTTTTGAATTTCATTTTTCACAAAAAAACAATGAAAATAAAACACAAATCACATTATACAGAAATAAACACAAAAGAAATCTTTGGTGTTTTACCAGACGCCACCGCTATTCATTCTTATAAATTGACTAACAGAAATGGTATGCAAGCCACTATTATTGACTATGGTGCCACTGTTACTTCTTTGATGATACCAATTAAGAATGGAAAACTTATCGATGTCGTTCTGGGTTTTGATAATTTAGATAACTATTTAAAATCATACTCGCTTTCAGATTCTCCTTATTTTGGTGCTACGATAGGACGTTATGCTGGCAGAATAAATAATGGAATTTTCACCTTAAATGACAAAACGTACTTTTTAAACAAGAACAATAATAATCACTCTATCCATGGGGGATTTATTGGTTTTTCACAAAAAAAATGGAAGATTGATAAGAGAACTGATGGCGAAAACCCGTCTATAACAATGTCTATTTTAAGCCCTGCTAATGAAGAAAACTATCCTGGAGATTTGTCTGTGAGTTTAACGTATACTTTATCTGAAAACAATGAATTGCAACTAGAATACAACGCAACTACAA
This region includes:
- a CDS encoding amidophosphoribosyltransferase, which encodes MSDALKHECGIALVRLLKPLEYYKEKYGTAFYGIEKMYLMMEKQHNRGQDGAGFASIKLDVEPGQRYISRVRSNHSQPIRDVFAQINDRINEEMAAHPEYAGNVALQKENIPYIGELFLGHVRYGTFGKNSIESVHPFLRQSNWMHRNLILAGNFNMTNVKELFENLVELGQHPKEMADTVTVMEKIGHFLDKEVMALYQDCKEEGYSKRDASPVIADRLDIGKILMRSAKNLDGGYAMAGLLGHGDAFVFRDPAGIRPAYFYQDDEVVVVASERPVIQTVFNVPFDSVQEIEPGNALIIKKSGKVSMEEILTPTVKKACSFERIYFSRGSDAEIYQERKNLGRLILPAVLNSIDSDTDNTVFSYIPNTAETSFYGLVEAAQDFLNQRKNNYIIANRNTLTAESLQELLAVKIRTEKVAIKDAKLRTFITEDSSRDGLVAHVYDVTYGVIKPTDNLVIIDDSIVRGTTLKMSIIKMMDRLNPKRIVIVSSAPQIRFPDCYGIDMAKLEGLVAFKAALELLKERNLYHIVDEVYAKCKAQENYLDVDVVNYVTAIYAPFEPQEVSDKIAEMLSSPEIKAEVKIIFQTVEDLHIACPKNLGDWYFTGDYPTPGGNRVVNRAFMNFYEGKDARAY
- a CDS encoding PfkB family carbohydrate kinase, with translation MNKLLIVGTVAFDAIETPFGKTDKILGGAATYIGLSASFFNLQSAIVSVVGDDFPQEHLDLLKSRNIDISGLEIVEGGKTFFWSGLYHNDLNSRDTLATELNVLADFQPKVPQNFKDSDVVMLGNLHPLVQSSVLDQMESKPKLVVLDTMNFWMDCALPELLDVIKRVDVITINDEEARQLSGEYSLVKAAAKIHTLGPKYVVIKKGEHGALLFHDKEVFFAPALPLEDVFDPTGAGDTFAGGFAGFITQSENISYTNMKNAVIYGSNLASFCVEKFGTERMVALDKNDVVARLKQFKSLTQFDIEL
- a CDS encoding RNA polymerase sigma factor, yielding MDKVNDQYYINQVLLGETNMFAVLVDRYKDMIFTLAIKMVKNREIAEEVSQDTFIKIFNSLSKFKGDSKFSTWIYKIAYNTCLDYLKKNKKEEHNVVIDELKGCVVKTTTNALSILEDQERKQDIQYCLNLLPSEESFLLTLFYFEDQNLNEIGKIMDISANNVKIKLYRSRKKLAVILKEQLEPEILDYYERER
- a CDS encoding DUF6249 domain-containing protein encodes the protein MGPQMLIPISLFLMIFGIAYLIFSTRNRERLALIEKGIDASIFSNSKNNNTPTWKVLVLNFAFLLIGSGIGIFIALLITTYTSLQDGAVYPATIFTMAGIGLLIGFNKSKDLNNN
- the rnhA gene encoding ribonuclease HI, encoding MEHEVHIYTDGAAKGNPGNGGYGVVMELVGTPHKKEYYEGFRLTTNNRMELLAVIVGLEKLKKPNMKVLVISDSKYVVDSVLKKWVFGWEKKKFVARKNPDLWKRFLVVYRKHQVDFKWIKGHNNHPQNERCDQLAVMASMQKQLSIDTYYEEIGSKEA
- the purN gene encoding phosphoribosylglycinamide formyltransferase is translated as MKKIIVFASGSGSNAENIIKYFAETQIAKVVSVFTNNANAKVIERAKNHHINVEIFTKTELIESNVLQKIKLIDPDLIILAGFLLQFPKHIIEAYPNKIINIHPALLPNYGGKGMYGMHIHRAIVENNEKETGISVHYVNENYDEGAIIFQEKVALTPADTAEDVAAKIHELEQEHFPKVIHRVIDSLD
- a CDS encoding acyl carrier protein, translating into MSDIASRVKAIIVDKLGVDENEVVTEASFTNDLGADSLDTVELIMEFEKEFDIQIPDDQAENIATVGQAISYIEEAKK
- the fabF gene encoding beta-ketoacyl-ACP synthase II, with translation MVLRRVVVTGLGALTPIGNNIQEYWNALINGVSGAAPITYYDTEKHKTKFACEVKNFNIEDFMDRKESRRLDKFAQYAVAASDEAIKDAGLTDTNIDKQRVGVIWGAGIGGLETFQEEVMYYSKGDGTPKFNPFFIPKMIADIAPAHISMRNGYMGPNYTTVSACASSANALIDAFNYIRLGMCDVIISGGSEAAITIAGMGGFNSMHALSTRNESPETASRPFDATRDGFVLGEGAGALVLEDYEHAKARGAKIYCEIGGGGMSSDAYHLTAPHPEGLGVIAVMNNTLRDAGMKPEDVDHINTHGTSTPLGDVAELKAISAVFGDHAKNININSTKSMTGHLLGAAGAIEAIASILAMKHSIIPPTINHTVVDERIDPSLNLTLNKPQEREVNVAMSNTFGFGGHNACVLFKKLVD
- a CDS encoding ribonuclease III family protein — its product is MSIFKKIFSKSRSQEDGIFFDSIQQIIGFPPISIQFYKKAFTHRSSNRLDENGNPINYERLEFLGDAMLSAVIAAHLFDKAPAGDEGYLTKMRSKIVSREHLNDLGKDLNLVRFIESKVPLQHFGENIHGNIFESLIGAIYLDRGYSYCEKFIQNRVISPYVDITRLEGKVISYKSLVIEWCQKEKKIFHYDIFEDNGIGGERLFGVKLSIDDKVVARARATSKKKAEEKASQRAYFAFQEKMDKK
- a CDS encoding IPExxxVDY family protein, producing the protein MAIHKLELGEFDEIDYNLIAIHTSMEDYRLAYFINQNFPVLLSKSKNEIQINVKEGETHFSRFDYYDEEKELYWDLIQNKNEVIQNTPNDNQDLFSDTSMEVATKVYLLPEFKKVDYFLKIEKSEEAFDILKIQQILNTIDTISTVYIVDTNKIKSKNNLIF
- the pyk gene encoding pyruvate kinase, with product MLTNKKTKIVATLGPACGTREIIKDMIEAGVNVFRVNFSHADYEGVKEKINIIRGLNEEFGYTTAILGDLQGPKLRVGVMEEGVVVNDGDIITFTTAEDIIGTAKKVFMKYQNFPNDVNPGERILLDDGKLIFEILTTDKKSEVTAVVIQGGELKSKKGVNLPNTKISLPALTEKDIADAIFAIEQKVDWIALSFVKTPRDLQDLQELIAKHSDVKIPIVAKIEMPEALENMDKIVAYCDALMVARGDLGVELPAHEVPLVQKELIRRAKTARIPVIVATQMMETMITSLTPTRAEVNDVANSVMDGADAVMLSGETAAGNYPVQVIQKMTQIIEAVEDSPLIHVPQNTPQIKTKRFITKTICQQAAIMANTIKAKAICTLTNSGYTAFQISAWRPSAHILVFTSNKRILTQLSLLWGVKSYYYDKDVSTDDTVIDVNQIVKDKGYVVKGDYLINLAAMPIKDKGMVNTVRVSEIE
- a CDS encoding OsmC family protein produces the protein MGFKHLFKATAQWQSNNNEKGQNSKNHEIQIAGKPVLSISAAKAFKGDPELYNPEDMLLSSLVSCHMMSYFYVCSQNGVEVLIYSDNAEAILEVEFDGSGRFTEVRLNPKVTITDPDKIELALELHKKANQLCFIANSCNFPILHNATCEAV